Sequence from the Arthrobacter sp. V1I7 genome:
CGTTCCACGAACGAGTGGGGGACGGGCCGCCGGCCCGCCCCGGATCTGCTGCAAAGCATCCTGGAACAAAAGAGCATTCAGGTCGAGGACAAGAACGAGGACGGCAAACCCGTCGCCAACCTCGAAGAAACCGAAGCGGCCCAGGAAAAGGCCGAGGCCCTGCAGGAACGCTTCGCCGAGTGGGTCTGGGAAGACCCCGAACGTGCCAGCCGGCTCATTGACGAATACAACCGCCGCTTCAACTCCCTGGCCCTGCGCGACTACACCAAGGAAGGCGGCCGCCTGACCCTTCCGGGGCTCGCTAAGTCCTTCACCCCGCACCCGCACCAGCGCACCGCCGTGGCGCGCATCATCTCCGAACCGGCCGTGGGCCTCTTCCACGAAGTCGGGGCCGGCAAGACTGCCGAAATGGTGATTGGAGCGATGGAACTCAAACGCCTGGGCATGGCCTCCAAGCCCATGGTTGTCGTCCCGAACCACATGCTGGAGCAGTTCACCCGCGAGTGGCTGGAACTGTACCCGCAGGCCCGCCTGCTCTCGGCCGGCAGTGATGACATCAAGACCAACAGCGGAGACCTGACCGCGCGCCGGCAGTTCGTCGCCCGCGCCGCGGCGAACGACTGGGACGGCATCATCATGACCCAGCAAGCCTTCAAGAGCATCGGCGTGAAAGCCGAAACCATTGAGGCCTACCAGGAGTCGATCATCGCCGACGTCCGGCAGACCATCGTCAACGCCCAGGCCGAAGGCGAAGACCGGACCACGGTGAAGAAGCTTGAAACCAAGCTCCAGGCCGAAGAAGAGCGCATGAAGAAGCTCATGGACACCGCACCGGACCTTGGACTGACATTCGAGGACACCGGGGTGGACTACCTGTTCGTGGACGAAGCGCACGACTACAAGAACCTCCGCACAGTCACCAATATCAAGGGCGCAGAAATTGCCGGGTCCATCCGGGCCACCGACATGCACCTGAAGCTCGAATACCTGCGCAGCACCCACGGGGAACGCGTCGTCACGATGGCCACCGGCACACCGATTGCCAACTCCATCACCGAAGCCCACGTCATGCAGCGCTACCTGCGCCCGGACCTGCTCCAGGCCGCGGGTGTGGAGAACTTCGACGTCTGGGGGGCAACGTTCGGGGAAACCGTCACCGCCATCGAGATGGACGCCGGAGGCCGGCTGAAGAACAAGCCGCGCTTTGCGAAGTTCAAGAACGTCCCAGAGATGCTGCGGTCCTTCCACGTCTTCGCGGACGTGAAGCTCTCCGAAGACCTGAATCTGAAAACCCCGGACCTCGCCCGCCGGCCCGGCGACGGGGAACGGCAGCCGGAACTGGTACTGATCCCGCAGCCGCCCGAACTGGCCGAATACATGAAGGGCCTCGCGGACCGGCTGGACTCCCTCTCCGGCTGGGCAGAGAAGGGCGCGGACAATGCCCTCAGTGTCTACAACGACGGACGCAAAGCCGCGCTGGACCTGCGCATGGTCGGCATCGAACCCGAATCCGCGACCAAACTGGACCAGGTTGTCGCCAAGACCCTGAAAGTCTGGGAAGAGAACCGGGAGAACGAATACGAAACCAGCTTCGAATCCGGCACCCTCTCGGCCAACAAGGGCGCCCTGCAGATCATCTTCTGTGACCTCAGCACGCCTTCGAAGAACACCGGACCCGACGGCAAACCGGTCTGGACGGCCTACCAGCAGATCAAGGACCAGCTCGTCGCCGGCGGCATCCAGGCGGAGCAGATCCGGTTCATCCAGGACTCACCCAAGCCCGAGCAGAAAGCCCAGCTCTTCGCCCAATGCCGCACCGGGGAAGTAGACGTGCTGATCGGCTCCACCGCCATGATGGGAACCGGCACCAACGTCCAGCTCCGCGCCAAAGCGATCCACCACGTCACGTGTCCCTGGCGACCGGCTGACCTGACCCAGCGCGACGGACGCATCATCCGCCAAGGCAACGCCAACGCGGAGGTCCACAACTTCCAGTACGCCACCGTCGGCAGCTACGACAGTGCCGTCTGGGACGGGATCCAGCGCAAGGCCACCATGATCCAGCAGGTTCTCCGCGGACGCCTCGACATCCGCGAGATCGAGGACGTTGGAGACCTTGCCCTCAACGCCGCACAGATCAAAGCAGCGACCAGCGGCAACCCACTGGTGATGGACAAGATCGAGGCCGACGCCGCCCGGACCAAACTCGAACGACTCAAACGCGCCCACGAGAAAGGACAGAGCACCCTCTCCTGGACCAGAGCCGCGGCCGAAACCAGCATCACCAAAGCCGAAAGCAAGCTGCCCGCATTGCAGGCGGCACTCCCGCGCATCACCCCGACCGCAGGGGAGGCCTTCACCGCCACCATCGACGGCAAGAGCTACACCAAACGCCCGGAAGCCGTCGCGGCCATCTCTGAATGGGTCCGTACCCACACACCGGAATACGGAAACTACTACCGCCAAAAACAGGACCACGGCACGATGGCTACCCTCGGCGGCCACGAGCTGCAGGTCCGCAACGCGGCCGACGACTCCCGCCTCGGCTCCTACCAGGACCTCGCCGTCACCATCAAAGACGTGCCCGCACCACCGCTTGTCTTTACCCGACTGGAGCTGCTGGAAGGAAGCGTCGGCATCATCACCCGGCTGGAGAACAAAGTGGCAGGCCTTCCTGACTACGAGGCCCAGCTGCGCCAAACCATCACGGAAAAACAGGCGGTGCTTTCCGACGTCGAGAGCCAGGCCGGAAAACCGTTCAAGTACGAGGACAAACTCGTCACCGCACGTGCGAAGTGCGCGGAACTGGACGAAAAACTAAAAGCCTCCATCGAACCTCCCAAGCCAGCGCCGGAAACCGCGGCTTCGGCCCCCGAGGCGGACGTGGACCCGGCCGTTGCGCGACTGCGCAGACTGCAAGCCGCAAGCTTCCCGGTAGCCCCCAGGAACACCCGCCCGACTCAGACACACCCGACGCCGCAAGGACCCAGCGGACCCGCTCACGACCACTCACGCGACAGCAGCTTCGAGAGATAGCGAGAGGTGAGCGGACCCGGACTACCAGTAGACAGTGCAGGCAAGAGGGCAGGCGTATCTAGACGGAGCCCATTAGGGCACGTAAAACTCACGAGGTTCACTGGCTTGTACCGAGAGCGCTCCACCCGGTCCGTTGCCGCCCACCGTGTGCGCGTATGGCACGCCGGATCCGTGATTCCTGCCTGCGCAGGCGCATTCACATAGCCATACATTCTCCGGATTGCCGCGGTCCCAGCACTGCTTGACGCACTTGTCGACGCCGCCGTGCTGGATGACCTTGACCCGCCCGTAGCGCTCAACCAGCCCTAGAGTGACCTCATTCGTGTGAGGTCGCGATACGGACCAGACTCCACGGTTGTACTCCACCTGGCCCCTGCGTGATGCGTTGAACATGTCACCCAGGATCGTGTAGCCAGCGCCCTTGCCCTCGTACGGCAGATTTTGAATCTCGGTCCGAGCGCCAGCAGGTCGGATAACCACCGTTACGTCGATCATGGGTAGAGCGTAGGGCCTGATCTATTCACGCAGCGAATCGTGTCGTTCGGGGATCCCCTTCCGGGCACGTAGTGGCTGTGCAGACGACTTTGGACATTTTGTGCAGTTAGCTTCTGAAAGTGACAGGTAGCACCGTCTGCTGACGGACGAGACTCCCGCTATGCTCACCAAACTTGCCCGAAGAAACCCCCAGAAATAGCGGAAAAACACCTATTCATTCAGTTGAATGATTGGTAAAATGGGAGTAGCAACTAAGCAGTCGAACCTAACTAACGTGATACGAAACCGAGGACTGAAAATGACTCTCACCATCTACACCAAGCCCGCCGGATGCTTTGGCTGCGCTAAGACCAAGCAGAAATTCGCCGAGGCCGGGATCGACTTCCACGAGGTCGACGTCACCAGCAACCCGGCAGCTTTCGAGTACATCACCGAAGAGCTCGGCTACTCCCGGGTCCCCGTAGTCGTGTACGACAAGGACGGCACCGAGAACCACTGGTCCGGTCTGAACCCGGGCGGAATCGAGCAAATCATCGCCATCGAATCCGCCGTCCGCGAAGCCTGGGGAACGGGCGGGGGAGAGTAATCAATGTCAGGCGATACCAGCATCACAGTGGCCGGCAACCTTACTGCCGACCCCGAGCTGCGGTTCACCACAGCCGGCACGGCCGTCGCGAACTTCACCATCGCATCCACGCCCAGGGCGTTCGATAACGAGCGCAACGAGTGGGTGGACGGGGAGACTCAGTTTCTGCCTGCGCATATCTGGCGGGGAGCGGCCGAGAACGCCGCAGGGTCCCTGACCAAGGGCACGCGCGTGATCGCAACGGGTGAATTGAAGTCCCGCAGCTACGAGACAAGGACGGGGGAGAAGCGCACCGTGCTCGAACTCGAAGTCGAAGAGATTGGGCCGTCCCTGCGATACGCGGCAGCGGCCGTGCACGGCTCATCCCGCGCATCCGCAGATGCGGCGGAAGAAGAAAGCCGCAGTGAGGAAATCCACCCCGTTGGTCACTTCAGCCTCAGCGCCCGCGGGTACACCGACGACGACCTGTGGTTTGGCATGGATGCCAACCCCGCCGGGCGCATTAGCACCCGCCCCCAGGACCCCGAACCGGCGTACTGACCACAGTCAGAGCCAGCGGCTACGCTGACTCCAGGAATCGATGCACCGCGCCCTACGAGACACCAAGGAAACCGCTATGACGCATGAAGATGATCTCCGCAGCTGGGCAAAAGGCTCCTACACTTCCGAGGCCGGAACTGAGCTGCTGCTGCGCGCCTTCGGCGGCCGCTACGCAGCCGTCGGCAACCCCTGGGTCCATGCCAGCGGCACATCCACCGAGGGATACATCGAGAACGCCTGGATTGATTTCGAAGCCCTCGGAGAGCACGCCAACAACGGACCCTACTCCGGCGGGGAGCGGCGATTCCTGCTGCTTGCGGCGTCCCTGGCGGAGAACGTGCCTGTCGTCCTGAGCGAAGTCGTTCCAGGCTTGGACCGGCAGAACCTTGATCTGGTTCTCGCCGCGATTGCCCACGCCGGCGGCAGCCACCAGCACTCCGATATCCACGAGAACGACGACGGAAGCATGACGCTTCGCCCCGGATACCTCGACAGCCTCCACCCGTGGCCACGGAGCCTTCGTGCCGTCTAAAAAGATCGCTGCTTTCACTCCCTACTTCACGGAGGACGAGGCCGGCCGGGTCCGGGCTGCGTTCCTTGCCGCCGGGCATTTGGAGAGGGACGCGAGCGTATCGGACTTCATCGTTCGAGCGACGATGCGCGAAGTGAAACGACTCGAACGAAAACACAACCAAGGCAGAAAATGGGAACCGGCGCCGGCCGGATCCCTCCGCCGCGGACAGCGCACCAGGGACGAGCTGCAACACCGGAACGAGGTGGATTGAGAATGCCGAAACGGACAGAGAACTTGAGCGAGGTACCTGCGCCGACAACGGGACCCATGTTCCCCAGGATGCTGACTCTGGAGCAGATTCAGGAGATTCTGAACGTCAAAAGCGCACTGGTCTATTCGCTCGTTCGCAGCGGCGAGCTTCCCGCCGGGCAGTTCGGTGGACGGGGTGTGTGGCGGGTCCGGGAAAGCGATCTATCGGCCTACATCGAAGCTGCGTTCGCGAAGACCGCGGAGCGCATCGCGGCCGGTCAGATCAAGGATGATGACGTCACCGCGGAAGACTAAAGAGAACACGGATACGACGAAGGCCGGCACCTCGAAAAGGTGCCGGCCTTCGTCGTATCTGCCCACCGGAGCCTCTTGTGGTCTATGGCTGAAAAGAGCCAGCCGCAGCGTCCACCGGCGGCGGGAGCGGCGTGTCTTGGTCCATGGGAAACGTGGCCGCTGGTGACCGGGCAATGTCCAGGCTGTGCATGATCGCCGGACACCGTGGTGAGTGACGAGTCCCAAGGATACCTGGCGGTTGTGTGCAGCCGGTCAGCCGGGTCCCGTCGTCCACATGTGTGCGGGAAAAGCAGCGGAGCGATTGGGCTTTTGCCGTGCCCATGCGGGCGAGGGGCAACGCTACTGGGCGCCGTGACTTTCGTCCTCCGTAGTGGCCGCGGCGCTGTCGCCGGTGGCGCGGTTCGCGGCCTTACGGCGACGCCCTGCAGCGCCGGATTCGAGGCCCAGCTTTTTCAGCTCCTCCGGGCTCCATCCGTCCTTGGTGGCGCGGACGTAGGCGCGCTTGTCTTCACGTTCTGCCTCGGCGAGCTGTTCCCGCAGGTCGGTGATCCGCTGACGGGTCTTGACCAGTTCGGTCACGGAATCGATGCGTGAGTTCAGGAGTGCTTTGGCCTGGTTACGAGTCTGTTCAATGTCGATGGTTGCCATGCGACCAGCCTAGCCCGCCGGTACGACGATTCGGGGCAGCGACCCTGCATGCCGCTGACGGCTGCTTTGCAGAACTTCCGCCTACGGAAAACCGACGGGCGGAAAGCAGAAAGAGCGGAGCAAGCTGGGAACTTAGCCGGGCTAAGTTCGTGTCGCTCCACGGATTTGCATCCGGTCAGCGGCAGACTGAAGTCTGGTCCCGGATTTCCGGGTCGCTGCGCTGGCAAAAACGGAAGGCGGGACACGTGAGTGAAAGCAACGGCTTCGCCGGGTGGAAGTCCCGCCGCCGCCGGGCCAACGTCGACGGCGGCAGGATGCACCGTCACGAGGTCAAGGTCAGCCCAGAAGAAGAAGCTCAGCTTCTCGCCCTCGCGGAAAAACACCGCGTCACGATACCGAGACTTCTGATCGAAGCGGCGCTCAATGAAGACAGTGA
This genomic interval carries:
- a CDS encoding helicase-related protein; this translates as MAGRFRPASQTDLAPSGQKARFAANVEAIRIVRELEDQQRPATEAEQRSLARWSSWGAVPQLFDKAEWAAERAQLQEVLSDREYAAASRTTTNAYYTDAALVKEIWSAVDRLGFTGGEVLEPGSGAGTFIGFAPEGARMTGVELDPLTASISRGLYPDATIRSESFADTPIKTNSFDLAVGNVPFSKNTLYDKTHNADSRHSMHNHFILKSLTAVKPGGYVAVLTSSFTMDATNPTSRREMSAMADLVGAVRLPTGAHRRAAGTEALTDLLLLRKREPGREPAYTDWEKVGPVIIDGRNVKINNYFDLNPQNVLGQITVGNGMYGEETVSVKADDLAAVPQLLARRLDAVVQEALDRGLNHAPAEPAPGKTPAALLPSTGQQWDGTITAQQDGTFTVARAGEQVPFPVPKAHAAELSDLLGMRDGARALLEMEASDSEDTPAMSAHRTALADQYTAYAAKYGPLNRFTESVRTDKETGENIITRRAAPAVRILRQTDPFGTLPPALERFNEETQTAAPAALLQHRQVVARKPLMGADTVDEALAIALDTYGAPELEQIADLLGVTEGEAREQLGTLVFDDPETGKLVTAPEYLSGNVRTKLDAARAAAAEDERLSVNVTALEEVQPPRVGMEDVEARIGAVWISPEEHQRFVQDILADPNASVTSVGSGIWRVKANRGTVRSTNEWGTGRRPAPDLLQSILEQKSIQVEDKNEDGKPVANLEETEAAQEKAEALQERFAEWVWEDPERASRLIDEYNRRFNSLALRDYTKEGGRLTLPGLAKSFTPHPHQRTAVARIISEPAVGLFHEVGAGKTAEMVIGAMELKRLGMASKPMVVVPNHMLEQFTREWLELYPQARLLSAGSDDIKTNSGDLTARRQFVARAAANDWDGIIMTQQAFKSIGVKAETIEAYQESIIADVRQTIVNAQAEGEDRTTVKKLETKLQAEEERMKKLMDTAPDLGLTFEDTGVDYLFVDEAHDYKNLRTVTNIKGAEIAGSIRATDMHLKLEYLRSTHGERVVTMATGTPIANSITEAHVMQRYLRPDLLQAAGVENFDVWGATFGETVTAIEMDAGGRLKNKPRFAKFKNVPEMLRSFHVFADVKLSEDLNLKTPDLARRPGDGERQPELVLIPQPPELAEYMKGLADRLDSLSGWAEKGADNALSVYNDGRKAALDLRMVGIEPESATKLDQVVAKTLKVWEENRENEYETSFESGTLSANKGALQIIFCDLSTPSKNTGPDGKPVWTAYQQIKDQLVAGGIQAEQIRFIQDSPKPEQKAQLFAQCRTGEVDVLIGSTAMMGTGTNVQLRAKAIHHVTCPWRPADLTQRDGRIIRQGNANAEVHNFQYATVGSYDSAVWDGIQRKATMIQQVLRGRLDIREIEDVGDLALNAAQIKAATSGNPLVMDKIEADAARTKLERLKRAHEKGQSTLSWTRAAAETSITKAESKLPALQAALPRITPTAGEAFTATIDGKSYTKRPEAVAAISEWVRTHTPEYGNYYRQKQDHGTMATLGGHELQVRNAADDSRLGSYQDLAVTIKDVPAPPLVFTRLELLEGSVGIITRLENKVAGLPDYEAQLRQTITEKQAVLSDVESQAGKPFKYEDKLVTARAKCAELDEKLKASIEPPKPAPETAASAPEADVDPAVARLRRLQAASFPVAPRNTRPTQTHPTPQGPSGPAHDHSRDSSFER
- a CDS encoding glutaredoxin family protein — protein: MTLTIYTKPAGCFGCAKTKQKFAEAGIDFHEVDVTSNPAAFEYITEELGYSRVPVVVYDKDGTENHWSGLNPGGIEQIIAIESAVREAWGTGGGE
- the ssb gene encoding single-stranded DNA-binding protein; translated protein: MSGDTSITVAGNLTADPELRFTTAGTAVANFTIASTPRAFDNERNEWVDGETQFLPAHIWRGAAENAAGSLTKGTRVIATGELKSRSYETRTGEKRTVLELEVEEIGPSLRYAAAAVHGSSRASADAAEEESRSEEIHPVGHFSLSARGYTDDDLWFGMDANPAGRISTRPQDPEPAY
- a CDS encoding helix-turn-helix domain-containing protein, with the translated sequence MLTLEQIQEILNVKSALVYSLVRSGELPAGQFGGRGVWRVRESDLSAYIEAAFAKTAERIAAGQIKDDDVTAED